A region of Coccinella septempunctata chromosome 5, icCocSept1.1, whole genome shotgun sequence DNA encodes the following proteins:
- the LOC123312820 gene encoding 39S ribosomal protein L55, mitochondrial gives MKLSQIRTLNAWSAAITKPHRYTYTRTYPTTLVNPDGSSYTIRYYEPRQIITLPLNIWTLSEAERKAKLEMRKPKSRVKYQDDLDDSYDASKYLKYVQKKK, from the exons atgaaattgtcCCAAATTCGGACCTTGAATGCTTGGAGTGCTGCAATAACCAAACCTCATAGATATACTTACACTAGAACATATCCCACAACCCTTGTAAATCCCGATGGGTCTTCTTATACTATTAGATATTATGAACCTCGACAAATCATAACG ttacCTCTCAACATATGGACTTTGAGTGAAGCTGAGAGAAAAGCTAAATTAGAAATGAGGAAGCCGAAGAGTCGTGTGAAATACCAAGATGATTTGGATGATTCTTATGATGCTAGTAAATATCTGAAATATGTgcagaaaaagaaataa
- the LOC123312819 gene encoding regucalcin-like has translation MLHSVYSYRWNLSRVATTINMFIVALFVTQFSLSWAHIRSPGVYQLTPPIDHAEGPTWDPRRELLFYVDIHSGTIFSYEHCSGKTHSLSLYGDVTPIVPSKRENIFFVGLNRSLVALEWDGKNKVGKQKILSTVSPQYPTSRFNDGKADKKGRLWFGTMGYENSSGVLPDEGLLYKFTKESYDKPTPIIAPVNISNGMAWNKKNDKFYYIDTPTQKIVEYDFDVEKGEIRNKRTVFDLRNQSFVTGYPDGMTIDEDDNLWVALYNGGAVIKINPKTRKLLQVVAIPALAVTSVAWGGPKLDILYVTTSRFALKPEERKQQPAAGAIFAITDLGTRGLPSYEADIIDSI, from the exons ATGCTTCATTCTGTATATTCGTATCGGTGGAATTTATCCAGAGTTGCAACGACAATTAATATGTTCATTGTTGCGCTATTTGTGACTCAATTCAGTTTGTCCTG GGCACACATTAGATCTCCAGGAGTATATCAGCTAACACCCCCTATCGACCACGCAGAAGGTCCCACTTGGGATCCTCGCAGAGAGCTCCTCTTCTACGTGGACATACATTCGGGGACAATCTTCAGCTACGAGCACTGTAGTGGAAAAACGCATTCCCTATCTTTATACGGAGATGTAACACCAATCGTGCCATCTAAAAGGGAGAACATATTTTTTGTGGGCTTGAATAGATCACTGGTCGCCCTAGAATGGGATGGTAAAAATAAAGTTGGCAAACAGAAGATCCTATCTACAGTTTCACCCCAATATCCAACCAGCAGGTTCAACGACGGAAAGGCAGACAAGAAAGGAAGGCTATGGTTTG GTACAATGGGTTATGAGAACTCCTCTGGCGTCCTTCCGGATGAAGGGCTTCTCTACAAATTCACCAAAGAAAGCTATGACAAACCAACTCCCATCATAGCACCGGTGAACATAAGTAACGGAATGGCTTGGAACAAGAAAAATGACAAATTTTATTACATCGACACCCCTACTCAGAAAATCGTTGAATATGATTTCGACGTTGAAAAGGGAGAAATCAGGAACAAACGAACGGTCTTCGACCTCAGGAACCAGTCCTTTGTTACAGGTTACCCCGATGGCATGACAATTGATGAAGACGACAATTTATGGGTGGCACTGTATAATGGGGGTGCTGTCATAAAAATTAACCCAAAAACTAGGAAACTATTACAG gttgTAGCTATACCAGCCCTGGCTGTAACTTCGGTAGCATGGGGTGGGCCAAAATTAGATATACTATACGTGACCACATCAAGATTTGCTTTGAAACCGGAAGAAAGGAAGCAGCAGCCTGCTGCTGGAGCAATTTTTGCTATTACTGATTTGGGCACCAGGGGCTTACCTTCATATGAAGCTGATATAATCGATTCTATCTAG